From Anomalospiza imberbis isolate Cuckoo-Finch-1a 21T00152 chromosome 22, ASM3175350v1, whole genome shotgun sequence, a single genomic window includes:
- the LOC137486987 gene encoding inhibin beta C chain-like, which yields MTVTVALLLLSLLRTAAAKGSWCPACGVAALAPGAQRDALLALAKQSILAKLRLPGRPSVPQPPSRGALLTALRRMREQRSDAAAAPGMLRDGRVPARPGTGLQEYEMLSFAESGSSTSHSVRLHFRFSQEVAGSTEIQQATLYLFWAAPGRGAQPVTVRLLQPDPAGPNSTVASETRLEVQRPGWTALDVGAAVRSLFGRETPRLTVELEVPEDWGSPLPSDHSDSHWPFVVAQAQARTPHRVHRRGVDCGADSRMCCRREFFVDFKEIGWEDWIIQPEGYHMNYCAGLCPLHMAGIPGLAASFHTAVLNRIKAASAAAAVDSCCVPTQRRPLSLLYYDRDSNIVKTDIPDMIVDSCGCT from the exons ATGACGGTCACCGTGGCTCTCCTTCTCCTGAGCCTCCTACGGACGGCTGCTGCCAAGGGCTCGTGGTGCCCGGCCTGCGGGGTGGCCGCGCTGGCCCCCGGAGCGCAGCGGGACGCGCTCCTGGCGCTGGCCAAGCAGAGCATCCTGGCCAAGCTCCGCTTGCCGGGCAGACCCAGCGTGCCGCAGCCGCCGTCCCGGGGCGCCCTCCTGACCGCGCTCCGCAGGATGCGGGAGCAGCGCTCGgacgcggccgccgcccccgggaTGCTCCGGGACGGCCGCgtccccgcccggcccgggacGGGGCTGCAGGAGTACGAGATGCTGAGCTTCGCTGAGTCGG GATCCTCCACTTCCCACAGCGTCCGCCTGCATTTCCGCTTCTCCCAGGAGGTGGCCGGGAGCACTGAGATCCAGCAGGCCACCCTCTACCTGTTCTGGGCCGCCCCTGGCCGCGGGGCACAGCCTGTCACCGTCAGGCTCCTGCAGCCGGACCCGGCGGGGCCAAACTCGACAGTGGCCAGCGAGACGCGGCTGGAGGTGCAGAGACCCGGCTGGACCGCGCTGGACGTTGGAGCAGCTGTCCGGAGCCTCTTCGGACGGGAGACGCCGCGGCTCACAGTGGAACTGGAGGTGCCGGAGGACTGGGGTTCCCCTCTCCCATCCGACCATAGTGATTCCCACTGGCCATTTGTGGTGGCCCAAGCCCAGGCCAGGACACCCCACCGCGTCCATCGGCGCGGTGTCGATTGCGGCGCGGACTCGCGGATGTGCTGCCGCCGGGAATTCTTTGTGGACTTCAAGGAGATCGGCTGGGAGGACTGGATCATCCAGCCCGAGGGGTACCACATGAACTACTGCGCGGGGCTGTGCCCGCTGCACATGGCCGGCATTCCCGGCCTCGCCGCCTCCTTCCACACCGCCGTCCTCAACCGCATCAAGGCGGcgagcgcggcggcggccgtGGACTCCTGCTGCGTTCCCACCCAGCGCCggcccctctccctgctctaCTACGACCGCGACAGCAACATCGTCAAGACCGACATCCCCGACATGATCGTGGACTCCTGCGGCTGCACCTGA